In one window of Gossypium arboreum isolate Shixiya-1 chromosome 4, ASM2569848v2, whole genome shotgun sequence DNA:
- the LOC108459781 gene encoding uncharacterized protein LOC108459781, protein MFSQASTQQIQIEERKKETMGLMEKPHTILFPLLLRNLVSSVLVSADKSLFYLSERYKLLKMIRYLVVTCFLFFLKLILSFIPTNLLSLSLQPDENYSIKTHKNDAYAVAGVGVGDSGISRALSQLLASVNDIPVSSRKYEIVRSLAERLIEENCREGIKALREMNRVVLSAAFSRTLCQLEAAMAEHDRVGLDGSVARPVQYQVVRVLRAVRSVGDGVWGRAGKGVVRDVNRSGNSAEKMAAELLWLAQKLAACGFADEALEKWASASNLASLSILAEPRLQGSLVKVTAFLFNQAKNIRVEEDREESSKEKWSQTKMKMITSWLPLLCRGSNGSDVPVLSISERAELEKILEDAIEKLEGEEQEQVLSLWLHHFTYCPSSDWPNLHASYTRWCTTSRKALCSHLSI, encoded by the exons ATGTTCAGTCAAGCTTCAACCCAGCAAATCCAAATCGAAGAACGAAAGAAAGAAACCATGGGTTTAATGGAGAAGCCACACACGATTTTATTCCCTTTGCTGCTCCGTAATTTGGTATCTTCTGTATTGGTTTCCGCCGATAAATCACTTTTCTACTTGTCGGAACGATATAAGCTTCTTAAGATGATACGTTACCTCGTCGTCActtgttttctcttctttttaaaGTTAATCCTTTCTTTTATTCCTACTAATTTACTCTCTTTATCACTACAACCCGATGAGAATTACTCGATTAAGACCCACAAAAACGATGCTTATGCCGTCGCCGGTGTTGGGGTCGGCGATTCGGGGATTTCTCGTGCGCTTTCGCAGTTACTTGCCAGTGTTAATGACATTCCCGTTAGCTCCAGAAAGTACGAAATCGTACGGTCTTTGGCTGAAAGGTTGATCGAAGAGAATTGTAGGGAAGGTATCAAGGCTTTGCGGGAAATGAACCGTGTGGTTTTATCCGCGGCTTTCTCGAGGACCCTTTGCCAGCTTGAAGCTGCAATGGCCGAACACGACAGGGTCGGTCTTGATGGTTCGGTGGCTAGACCGGTTCAGTATCAGGTGGTCAGGGTCTTGCGGGCGGTTCGATCGGTTGGGGATGGGGTGTGGGGTAGAGCGGGGAAAGGGGTGGTAAGGGATGTGAACCGGTCGGGGAATTCGGCTGAGAAAATGGCGGCTGAGTTGCTTTGGTTGGCGCAGAAATTAGCTGCTTGTGGGTTTGCTGATGAGGCTCTTGAGAAATGGGCATCGGCTTCGAATTTGGCTTCGCTTTCTATTTTGGCTGAGCCGCGTCTTCAAGGTTCCCTCGTTAAAGTTACGG CATTTTTATTCAACCAAGCGAAGAACATTAGGGTGGAAGAAGATCGTGAAGAAAGCAGCAAAGAAAAGTGGAGTCAAACAAAGATGAAAATGATAACATCGTGGCTGCCGTTGTTGTGCAGAGGGAGCAATGGCAGCGACGTGCCGGTGCTGAGCATAAGCGAGAGAGCCGAGCTCGAGAAGATATTGGAGGACGCCATTGAAAAGCTAGAAGGAGAGGAACAAGAGCAAGTGCTTTCGCTTTGGCTTCACCATTTCACGTATTGCCCATCCTCCGATTGGCCTAACCTCCATGCATCATACACTCGTTGGTGCACCACATCTCGCAAAGCTCTTTGTTCTCACTTGAGTATTTAG